One window from the genome of Oryza glaberrima chromosome 3, OglaRS2, whole genome shotgun sequence encodes:
- the LOC127767273 gene encoding receptor-like serine/threonine-protein kinase At2g45590: MPSRRLLAAAASPPPAAEEKAVVDGLRGSHGARRHAAGSAVGAGVAAVVALVLVALGLGLFVWLRRGRKRGAGAGGGAAAGMGVGVGVGARTQPAPALRRLSCQQLRRATGGFAAGSKLGQGGFGPVFRGALPRSGQAVAVKVMDAAGSLQGEREFHNELSLASHLLGCGHGHGSPSILLPFAYSLSAQPRRRRMMLVYELMPNGSLQDALLGKRCPELVSEWPRRLAVARDVAAALHYLHSVAQPPVIHGDVKPSNVLLDGELRARLSDFGLAQIKSEEGDELESAAIEGNGNESSNPCGGCDDDMSVADENATAVAVNGEDNAAKSPEDDEGFTMASPAEAASTSGCDKTSVGSGLNGRSCNGGGAAASGAGNDWWWRQDNGGGSGGVKDYVMEWIRSEIKKERPKNDWIAGASATTPATSTERKKTKRRAREWWREEYADELSKKQKRRALAKSRSEIGPMASMQWWERDCDLEEKGRSRWRMMKSWSRRSSNGNGSIDWWIDGVRRSSRDWASGEFVPKSGGAVSSTPSMRGTVCYVAPEYGGGGPLSEKCDIYSFGVLLLVLISGRRPLQVTASPMSEFEKASLISWARHLARVGRLLDLVDPALRDVNRDQALRCITVALLCIQRSPSRRPSSEEVLEMLSGEGEPPNLPVEFSPSPPGGFRFRSRKKGQ, translated from the coding sequence ATGCCGTCGCGgcggctgctcgccgccgcggcctccccgccgccggctgcggagGAGAAGGCCGTGGTCGACGGCCTGCGGGGGTCTcacggcgcgcggcgccacgccgcgggCTCGGCGGTGGGCgccggggtggcggcggtggtagcGCTGGTGCTGGTGGCGTTGGGTCTGGGTCTGTTCGTGTGGCTGCGGCGCGGGAGGAAGCGTGGGGCGGGCGCgggtggtggtgcggcggcggggatgggggtgggggtgggggtgggggcgaGGACGCAGCCGGCGCCCGCGCTGCGGAGGCTGTCGTGCCAGCAGCTGAGGCGCGCGACGGGGGGGTTCGCGGCGGGGAGCAAGCTCGGGCAGGGCGGGTTCGGCCCCGTGTTCCGCGGCGCGCTGCCGAGGTCGGGGCAGGCCGTGGCCGTGAAGGTGATGGACGCCGCGGGATCGCTGCAGGGGGAGCGGGAGTTCCACAACGAGCTCTCGCTGGCGTCCCATCTCCTTGGCtgcggccacggccacggctcGCCGTCCATCCTCCTGCCGTTCGCCTACTCGCTCTCCGCgcagccgcggcgccgccggatgaTGCTCGTGTACGAGCTCATGCCGAACGGGTCGCTGCAGGACGCGCTGCTCGGGAAGAGGTGCCCCGAGCTGGTGTCCGAGTGGCCGCGGCGGCTCGCGGTGGCGCGTGACGTGGCCGCCGCGCTCCATTACCTCCATTCCGTCGCGCAACCACCAGTGATCCATGGAGACGTGAAGCCCAGCAATGTGTTGCTGGATGGTGAGCTCCGTGCTCGCCTCTCAGATTTTGGCCTCGCGCAGATAAAGTCGGAGGAGGGGGATGAATTAGAGAGTGCTGCAATTGAGGGCAATGGAAATGAGAGTAGCAATCCTTGTGGCGGATGTGATGATGACATGTCTGTTGCTGATGAAAATGCTACTGCTGTTGCTGTCAATGGGGAAGACAATGCTGCCAAGTCACCGGAAGATGATGAGGGGTTTACCATGGCTTCTCCTGCAGAGGCAGCATCCACTTCAGGATGTGATAAGACTAGTGTCGGTAGCGGATTGAATGGCCGAAGCTGCAATGGTGGAGGTGCTGCAGCATCAGGAGCTGGGAATGACTGGTGGTGGCGTCAGGACAATGGTGGTGGTTCTGGTGGTGTcaaggactatgtgatggaatGGATTAGGTCGGAGATCAAGAAGGAGCGGCCGAAGAATGATTGGATTGCAGGAGCATCTGCAACCACCCCTGCCACCTCAACagagagaaagaaaacaaagcgCAGGGCGAGAGAATGGTGGCGTGAGGAGTATGCTGATGAGCTAAGCAAGAAGCAAAAAAGGCGAGCACTTGCTAAGTCAAGGAGTGAGATTGGTCCAATGGCTAGCATGCAGTGGTGGGAGAGGGACTGTGACTTAGAGGAGAAGGGACGATCAAGGTGGAGAATGATGAAAAGCTGGAGTCGTAGGAGCagcaatggcaatggcagcaTTGATTGGTGGATTGACGGTGTGAGAAGGAGCAGCAGGGATTGGGCTAGTGGGGAATTCGTGCCCAAGAGTGGTGGAGCAGTGAGCAGCACACCAAGCATGCGTGGCACAGTCTGCTATGTTGCACCTGaatatggtggtggtggacctCTATCAGAGAAATGTGACATTTACAGCTTTGGCGTTTTGTTGTTAGTTCTTATTTCTGGACGCCGCCCACTCCAAGTGACGGCCTCACCCATGTCAGAGTTTGAGAAGGCAAGTCTTATTTCATGGGCAAGACATCTTGCCCGTGTTGGCCGCTTGCTTGATCTTGTAGACCCTGCGCTGCGGGATGTTAACCGTGACCAGGCGCTGCGATGCATTACTGTTGCACTCTTGTGCATCCAGAGATCGCCAAGTCGCCGTCCATCAAGTGAGGAGGTGCTTGAAATGCTCTCTGGTGAGGGTGAACCACCGAATCTCCCAGTGGAGTTCTCACCGTCGCCTCCTGGTGGGTTCCGTTTCAGGTCCCGCAAGAAAGGTCAGTGA